The following are encoded in a window of Roseimicrobium gellanilyticum genomic DNA:
- a CDS encoding AAA family ATPase — translation MNDLNKSTQDFAAQWEQARFSVERVRKELGRVIVGQTEAQEQLLISLLCRGHCLIVGVPGLAKTLLISTLAKVLGLKFNRIQFTPDLMPTDIVGSEILQTAEGGSTRRFEYTHGPIFANLILADEINRTPPKTQAALLEAMQEKQVTVAGVTRRLEEPFLVFATQNPVEHEGTYPLPEAQLDRFFFELRMNYPSLDEEALVVRQTTGRSEPSASAVLDAAGTMHLQSVAVEVPLPENVLQSILRLTHATRPSSELADDYVKKYVEWGSGPRASQNLARAARALALLRGQPSASIEEVRAVARPVLRHRIIPNYQATGDGITTEDIVTHLLKKLG, via the coding sequence ATGAATGACTTGAATAAATCCACACAGGACTTCGCCGCTCAATGGGAGCAGGCCCGATTTTCCGTCGAGCGAGTGCGGAAGGAATTGGGCCGTGTGATCGTGGGCCAGACTGAGGCGCAGGAGCAGCTTCTCATCTCGCTGCTTTGCCGCGGCCATTGCCTGATTGTTGGCGTGCCCGGCCTCGCGAAGACGCTTCTCATCTCGACTCTGGCGAAAGTGCTTGGCCTCAAGTTCAACCGCATCCAGTTCACCCCGGATCTCATGCCCACGGACATCGTCGGCAGTGAAATCCTCCAGACGGCAGAAGGTGGATCCACGCGACGCTTCGAGTACACGCACGGTCCCATTTTTGCGAACCTCATCCTCGCAGATGAAATCAACCGCACTCCGCCGAAGACACAGGCCGCACTGCTGGAGGCCATGCAGGAGAAACAGGTCACCGTGGCTGGGGTCACACGCCGACTTGAGGAGCCCTTCCTCGTCTTTGCCACACAGAACCCGGTGGAGCATGAGGGCACCTATCCTCTGCCCGAGGCCCAGCTTGACCGCTTCTTCTTTGAGTTGCGGATGAACTATCCATCCCTGGATGAGGAAGCCCTCGTAGTACGCCAGACCACAGGCCGCAGCGAGCCCTCCGCCAGCGCGGTGCTGGATGCTGCGGGCACCATGCATCTGCAGTCCGTCGCGGTGGAGGTGCCGCTGCCGGAGAATGTGCTCCAGAGCATCCTGCGCCTCACGCATGCCACGCGCCCTTCCTCAGAACTCGCGGATGACTATGTGAAGAAATACGTGGAGTGGGGCTCCGGCCCGCGTGCCTCGCAGAATCTCGCCCGTGCCGCTCGTGCTCTGGCGCTGTTGCGGGGGCAACCCTCGGCGAGCATCGAGGAGGTGCGGGCCGTGGCGCGTCCCGTATTGCGGCATCGCATCATCCCCAACTATCAGGCCACGGGAGATGGCATCACGACGGAGGATATCGTCACGCACCTGCTGAAGAAGCTGGGCTGA
- a CDS encoding HEAT repeat domain-containing protein has translation MTSALLLAAVVCLFGSSHVHAQSPATGASPAVPAVPPASEGAARVKPVEDSLKYIADGQLANVLPADWVEVARVMGDPSIRSVVMEQLRKAEPFPARPWVDMLAHHDLTVRLGALEVLEDYTGHDLEFDPWEADPEQRKESLARWSAWADGGGKALPGTSGATTLSTEMMQGYLRDIMSGEPAPAERAMAKLKPFSHQAIGFIETFLTTQSSLLEGMRGRLKEAQYRLLLDLAGVRDARLVARNLAIGTRDQRVEGLDLISSAPKTVLPMVGELLRDPDALVRERAMDVLLSIGKAGTIPLAEQHLKGEKDANVIHAAIRALGKIESSTSVRTLTPYLTSDDEDMVATTLQSLSLLGSQAHSAKVQIEGCLQHSAWRVRAAALQCITKIRLGGLERQIAELIDDDDSFVRAAAVMALASVAGDSGGYGSFPPRGRSSPSDGVDVTQRLVDAFEKHDDLKAIIFKAFGQMKKAVPPELLDSLGDLPPDILVSALATLDNGNAEQKVLLKFAAHTDLDVSCTALRTLAKFSSSSKEVKPVLVMALLGKNAAKRDAVLDNVRWSAPASGNREWEAALKNFQFEQPQAPAPSPVPKVDSLEKQLMRAFIPGGEAAATTPPVAPAAGDVPPGKPKGLVDSLANAFTPKKPSGDVAATATQRPSAPVTGELIEDALNHLAGSADLSGTGEASRVARQAALTLVIAGSDWAVRHYEPVLSKLDVQDRAELADALDRNPSPAYLPTWQALFNDPSREVRQRAMRSALEDEKRTAVIRFGLMQLMQPKTLLTPAEAYGYSIESLARDDNTKKLMLESARQMVAVDKNPPLQILGLIILRQSVTVSDRELVAKLAKSPYYWVRRAAVLTLGRVDSKVSEEMFPAIAADSSAWVREAGAASYGKALKAWKHHFDDNTEVKDELYESDYDFNRSSGRFGSSGGSSALKPETIELLRMLTRDSEERVQLCAWLALLVNRQEVDVEALCALLDRSPDRETWSHRLADFVETNYKSLGPALRPLLERVEWKYIQANKVPAIEKHFGIGGSDGKDMGMDFAAYAESSGPATALVPAPQFVTPAPGSEAEPLYEIPLTAEVNAVFFYNPGCPDCETVRRDLAALKRRFTGLKVQEHNIRDTQAVLLNEALSRRFAVPPDKRQVSPAVFFQEGVLIKSDLNRFAMENLIQDTLRAGDSAMWFQTQKEEIAAAKEVVQQRFEGLQLMGVFMAGLLDGINPCAFATIIFFLSYMQVTRRSPRGILAVGVAFIAGVFISYFVLGLGLVEVVSRIEAFRTAAMLLNWALAIACLVIAYLSIRDARLAREGRLQDMALQLPGFLKTGIRGVIRTGAKSSHFVIAAFVSGIIIAALELACTGQVYLPTIVYAMKTGIASATGFLLLYNVAFIVPLVVIFILAWRGMRSEALIRFQKTHTATVKYALGALFLLLFFMIVWSGRL, from the coding sequence ATGACATCCGCACTGCTGCTGGCGGCCGTGGTCTGTCTTTTCGGAAGCAGCCATGTGCATGCGCAGAGCCCCGCGACTGGTGCTTCTCCCGCCGTGCCGGCAGTGCCTCCGGCAAGCGAAGGGGCAGCACGGGTGAAGCCTGTGGAGGATTCGCTCAAGTACATCGCCGATGGTCAGCTCGCGAATGTGCTGCCGGCGGATTGGGTGGAAGTGGCGCGTGTGATGGGAGACCCCAGCATCCGCAGCGTGGTGATGGAGCAGCTGCGCAAAGCGGAACCCTTCCCTGCGCGTCCGTGGGTGGACATGCTTGCACATCATGATCTCACTGTGCGCCTCGGAGCTTTGGAAGTGCTGGAGGACTACACGGGACACGATCTCGAGTTTGACCCGTGGGAGGCGGATCCTGAGCAGAGAAAGGAATCCCTCGCACGCTGGTCTGCCTGGGCGGACGGCGGTGGCAAGGCACTGCCCGGCACTAGTGGAGCCACGACGCTCTCTACGGAGATGATGCAGGGATATCTGCGCGATATCATGTCGGGGGAGCCGGCGCCAGCGGAGCGCGCCATGGCGAAACTCAAGCCTTTCTCGCATCAGGCCATAGGCTTCATCGAAACTTTTCTCACCACGCAGTCCAGTCTGCTGGAGGGCATGCGCGGCCGCCTGAAAGAGGCGCAATACCGCCTGCTGCTCGATCTCGCAGGCGTGCGTGATGCGAGATTGGTGGCGCGGAATCTGGCCATCGGCACCAGGGATCAACGCGTGGAGGGACTTGATCTCATTTCTTCCGCGCCCAAAACCGTGCTGCCCATGGTGGGGGAATTGCTTCGTGATCCGGATGCTCTGGTGCGTGAGCGCGCCATGGATGTCCTCCTTTCCATCGGCAAGGCGGGCACCATTCCCCTGGCGGAGCAGCATTTGAAAGGGGAAAAGGATGCCAATGTGATTCATGCGGCGATCCGCGCCCTCGGCAAAATCGAAAGTTCCACTTCGGTACGAACGTTGACGCCTTATCTGACCTCGGACGATGAAGACATGGTGGCGACGACCTTGCAGTCGCTCAGTCTTCTCGGCTCCCAGGCACATTCAGCGAAAGTACAAATTGAGGGCTGCCTCCAGCACAGTGCCTGGCGTGTGCGCGCTGCCGCGCTGCAATGCATCACCAAAATCCGACTGGGTGGGCTGGAGAGACAGATCGCCGAATTGATCGATGATGATGACAGCTTCGTGCGCGCTGCCGCGGTGATGGCGCTGGCCTCGGTCGCGGGTGATTCCGGTGGGTACGGTTCCTTTCCGCCGCGTGGCCGTAGCTCCCCTTCAGACGGAGTGGATGTGACCCAGCGCTTGGTGGACGCGTTCGAAAAGCATGATGATTTGAAGGCGATCATCTTCAAAGCTTTCGGGCAAATGAAGAAGGCAGTGCCGCCGGAGTTGCTGGACTCCCTGGGAGATCTGCCACCAGACATTCTGGTTTCGGCGCTTGCCACGCTGGACAATGGCAATGCCGAACAGAAGGTGCTGCTGAAGTTCGCTGCGCATACGGATCTCGATGTTTCTTGCACCGCGTTGCGAACGCTCGCGAAATTCTCCAGTTCATCGAAGGAGGTGAAGCCCGTCCTGGTCATGGCTTTGTTGGGCAAGAACGCGGCCAAACGCGATGCGGTGCTGGACAATGTGCGATGGTCCGCACCGGCAAGCGGCAATCGCGAGTGGGAAGCAGCGCTCAAGAACTTCCAGTTCGAGCAACCACAAGCCCCCGCGCCATCCCCAGTGCCCAAGGTGGACAGTCTGGAGAAGCAGCTCATGCGGGCTTTCATTCCTGGTGGAGAAGCAGCAGCCACAACACCTCCGGTGGCTCCCGCTGCGGGAGATGTCCCTCCAGGCAAGCCGAAGGGGCTGGTTGATTCCCTGGCGAACGCCTTCACTCCGAAGAAGCCTTCAGGCGATGTGGCTGCGACGGCAACGCAGCGACCCAGTGCACCGGTGACTGGAGAACTGATTGAAGACGCTCTGAATCACCTCGCTGGTTCTGCGGATCTCTCAGGTACGGGAGAGGCCTCCCGTGTGGCCCGCCAGGCGGCGCTCACGCTCGTCATCGCTGGCAGCGACTGGGCTGTGAGGCACTATGAGCCGGTGCTTTCGAAACTGGATGTGCAGGATCGCGCAGAACTGGCGGATGCTCTGGATCGCAATCCATCTCCGGCGTACCTCCCCACCTGGCAGGCGTTGTTCAATGATCCGTCGCGCGAGGTGCGGCAGCGCGCCATGCGATCCGCGCTGGAGGACGAGAAGCGCACTGCGGTGATCCGGTTTGGGCTCATGCAGTTGATGCAGCCGAAGACCTTGCTGACTCCCGCAGAGGCTTATGGCTACTCCATCGAGAGCCTGGCTCGCGATGATAATACAAAGAAGCTGATGCTGGAGTCTGCGCGGCAGATGGTTGCTGTGGATAAGAATCCGCCTCTGCAGATCCTGGGACTGATCATCCTGCGACAGTCCGTGACGGTTTCTGATAGGGAACTGGTAGCGAAGCTTGCCAAGTCTCCCTACTACTGGGTGCGTCGTGCGGCGGTGCTCACACTGGGGAGGGTCGATTCCAAGGTGTCCGAGGAAATGTTCCCGGCCATCGCCGCCGATTCCTCCGCGTGGGTGCGTGAAGCAGGCGCAGCCAGCTATGGGAAAGCGCTCAAGGCGTGGAAGCATCACTTCGATGACAATACGGAAGTGAAGGATGAGCTGTATGAGTCCGACTATGACTTCAATCGCAGCTCCGGAAGGTTTGGAAGTTCCGGTGGCTCATCTGCCTTAAAGCCCGAAACCATCGAGCTCCTGCGCATGCTGACACGTGACTCGGAAGAGCGTGTGCAACTCTGTGCGTGGCTCGCGCTCTTGGTAAACCGGCAGGAGGTGGACGTGGAGGCACTGTGCGCCCTGCTGGATCGTTCTCCAGATCGTGAAACATGGTCGCACAGGCTGGCGGACTTTGTGGAAACCAACTACAAATCCCTGGGGCCAGCCCTCCGTCCGTTGCTGGAGCGTGTGGAGTGGAAGTACATTCAGGCGAACAAGGTGCCAGCTATTGAGAAGCATTTCGGCATCGGAGGAAGCGATGGGAAGGACATGGGGATGGATTTCGCGGCGTATGCAGAATCCTCCGGCCCCGCCACGGCGCTCGTGCCTGCGCCACAGTTTGTCACTCCGGCACCGGGTTCGGAGGCGGAGCCGCTCTATGAGATCCCGCTCACAGCGGAGGTGAATGCTGTGTTCTTCTACAATCCTGGCTGTCCGGATTGCGAAACAGTGCGGCGTGATCTGGCGGCCCTGAAGCGACGTTTCACCGGGCTCAAGGTGCAGGAGCACAACATTCGCGACACCCAGGCCGTACTGCTTAATGAGGCCCTGAGCCGGCGCTTTGCCGTGCCGCCGGACAAGCGACAGGTGTCTCCTGCGGTTTTCTTTCAGGAGGGCGTGCTCATCAAGTCGGACTTGAATCGCTTCGCGATGGAGAACCTCATTCAGGACACTCTGCGCGCCGGTGATTCGGCGATGTGGTTCCAGACGCAGAAGGAGGAAATCGCCGCTGCGAAGGAGGTGGTGCAGCAACGGTTTGAAGGCCTGCAACTGATGGGCGTCTTCATGGCCGGACTGCTGGATGGCATCAACCCCTGTGCGTTTGCCACCATCATCTTTTTCCTCAGTTATATGCAGGTCACCCGGCGCAGCCCGCGTGGCATTCTCGCGGTGGGTGTGGCTTTCATCGCGGGCGTTTTTATCTCCTACTTTGTGCTGGGGCTTGGTCTGGTGGAAGTCGTCTCGCGCATCGAGGCCTTCCGCACAGCGGCGATGCTGCTGAATTGGGCGCTGGCCATCGCCTGCCTGGTGATTGCATATCTGAGCATTCGTGATGCACGACTCGCGCGTGAGGGACGGCTGCAGGACATGGCGCTGCAGCTTCCCGGATTCTTGAAGACCGGCATCCGGGGGGTCATTCGCACCGGGGCGAAGAGCAGCCACTTTGTGATCGCCGCCTTCGTTTCGGGCATCATCATCGCTGCGCTGGAACTCGCCTGCACGGGCCAGGTGTATCTGCCCACGATTGTCTATGCCATGAAGACTGGCATCGCGAGCGCAACCGGCTTCCTCCTGCTCTACAACGTGGCGTTCATTGTGCCGCTGGTGGTCATCTTCATCCTCGCATGGAGAGGCATGCGCAGTGAGGCGCTCATCCGCTTCCAAAAGACCCACACCGCCACCGTGAAGTATGCGCTTGGCGCGCTATTCCTCCTGCTCTTCTTCATGATTGTGTGGAGCGGTCGGCTTTAG
- a CDS encoding BatA domain-containing protein, with protein MPLNFQDPALLWLSAAAVVPLAAHLVSRTRPPQKLFTTVEFLRRAMKKVWRWRKPQDWLLLMLRTLAIAALALAFPRPVWLGGEGLAGAGEGKNLVLVVDRTASMSAVEGGQSRFALAKARALEAIRSSGRLDSVNLVWLDSVPDAVYPKMGRSVAPLELALQTATVTGESGDGAAALRVAVERLGNAGGAGEIIVISDFQASTWKPPLPAIPPQVRVMRVPVSAPDAGNLSIAALEVQPSTPFAGEPLTVHCRVRNHSAEARTVNVAFTLGEQRLTRTLEVQAWGEAQVVANPPAPAAEGEFMVQATLTGAGDALRGDDTRGLSLRVRDGLRVALSLPHTIIPAGEMDTWHRVLRSFPWVRLTDATSSAVDVLVLAGNDAATESHAAAVLSRGASLLFRPTASAPSLKAGFGSLTGAGAGRWEKRNANDSGWKLRVREEDAPLFQLFSTGEYGDPVRGLLRERWTGTPVAVSTSLPPGWSLLMVYDDLVPALWQSRTPQGGTLWWWNLPMDRAAGTWPTQPGFLAMVGEAFMLSRPKEVAPSHANVMPGQVVRWVPSRFPEGGTIVLMDAADQFVPVSEDVSSGTLAYRTVSPMQPGLYRWALLENALNRTHVLAHTAVNFPDSEMDLRAAPSAVLDGSGKASVLAQEAPDWTTLRDGLQLWPWFVGAALLFLLLEAIAIVLGRRRVSASVSVPRP; from the coding sequence ATGCCGCTGAATTTCCAGGACCCTGCATTGCTCTGGCTCTCCGCCGCAGCGGTGGTGCCACTGGCAGCGCATCTGGTATCGCGCACGCGGCCGCCGCAGAAGCTCTTCACCACGGTGGAGTTTCTGCGCCGCGCCATGAAGAAGGTGTGGCGGTGGCGCAAGCCGCAGGACTGGTTGCTCCTGATGCTGCGCACGCTGGCCATTGCCGCACTGGCACTCGCCTTTCCACGACCCGTCTGGCTCGGTGGTGAAGGGCTGGCTGGCGCAGGGGAGGGGAAGAATCTCGTGCTGGTGGTGGACCGCACGGCGTCCATGAGCGCGGTGGAGGGTGGCCAATCACGCTTTGCGCTTGCGAAGGCCCGAGCACTCGAGGCCATCCGCAGCAGTGGACGCCTGGACTCCGTGAATCTGGTATGGCTGGATTCCGTGCCGGATGCGGTGTATCCGAAGATGGGACGTTCAGTGGCACCACTGGAGCTGGCGCTGCAGACCGCCACTGTTACCGGTGAATCGGGGGACGGCGCTGCGGCCTTGCGTGTGGCGGTGGAACGTCTGGGAAATGCGGGCGGCGCGGGGGAGATCATCGTCATCTCGGATTTCCAGGCCTCCACATGGAAGCCACCGCTGCCAGCCATCCCGCCACAGGTGCGCGTCATGCGCGTGCCTGTCTCCGCGCCGGACGCTGGGAATCTTTCCATCGCCGCACTGGAGGTTCAGCCCAGCACTCCCTTCGCCGGAGAACCTCTCACGGTGCACTGCCGGGTGCGCAATCACAGTGCTGAGGCCCGCACGGTGAATGTCGCATTCACACTTGGCGAGCAGCGCCTCACCCGGACCCTGGAAGTGCAGGCCTGGGGCGAGGCGCAGGTCGTGGCGAATCCTCCCGCGCCCGCTGCCGAAGGAGAGTTCATGGTGCAGGCTACTCTGACGGGTGCGGGGGATGCGCTGCGTGGTGACGACACCCGCGGCCTGTCCCTCCGTGTGCGGGATGGGCTGCGTGTCGCGCTTTCGCTTCCGCACACGATCATCCCGGCTGGTGAAATGGACACGTGGCATCGTGTGCTGCGCAGCTTTCCGTGGGTGCGGCTCACGGACGCGACCTCCTCCGCGGTGGATGTGCTGGTGCTCGCGGGCAATGACGCCGCCACGGAGAGCCATGCCGCAGCAGTATTGAGTCGTGGCGCCTCCTTGTTGTTCCGGCCCACCGCTTCTGCGCCCTCGCTGAAGGCGGGATTCGGTTCGCTCACCGGAGCTGGGGCTGGACGCTGGGAGAAGCGCAATGCCAATGACAGTGGCTGGAAGCTGCGTGTGCGCGAGGAGGATGCGCCGCTGTTCCAGTTGTTTTCCACCGGCGAGTATGGTGATCCGGTGAGAGGCCTGCTGCGTGAGCGCTGGACCGGCACACCGGTAGCGGTGTCCACATCACTCCCGCCGGGATGGTCCCTCCTCATGGTGTATGATGATCTGGTGCCAGCGCTCTGGCAGTCCCGCACGCCGCAGGGTGGGACGCTCTGGTGGTGGAATCTGCCGATGGACCGTGCGGCTGGCACGTGGCCCACGCAGCCCGGCTTCCTCGCGATGGTGGGTGAGGCCTTCATGCTGTCGCGTCCCAAGGAAGTAGCGCCTTCGCATGCCAATGTGATGCCGGGCCAAGTAGTGCGCTGGGTGCCCTCCCGCTTCCCGGAAGGTGGCACCATCGTGCTGATGGATGCCGCCGATCAATTCGTGCCCGTGTCCGAGGACGTGAGCAGTGGCACACTGGCCTACCGCACGGTCTCTCCCATGCAGCCCGGTCTCTATCGTTGGGCGCTACTCGAGAATGCGCTGAACCGCACGCATGTGCTCGCGCACACCGCAGTGAATTTTCCGGATTCAGAAATGGACCTGCGTGCCGCTCCTTCCGCAGTGCTGGATGGTTCGGGTAAGGCTTCCGTACTGGCGCAGGAAGCCCCGGATTGGACCACGTTGCGCGATGGTCTCCAGCTCTGGCCGTGGTTCGTGGGCGCGGCCCTGCTTTTCCTGTTGCTCGAAGCCATCGCCATCGTGCTGGGCCGTCGTCGTGTCAGTGCCTCTGTATCTGTGCCCCGCCCCTGA
- a CDS encoding DUF58 domain-containing protein: MNAKYLRPEDARQLRAMTFSPHVMVEGTLSGQHRSRLRGASTEFHEYRPYSPGDPPAQVDWRVFARTDRFYLKTFELETHLECHIFLDISSSMGFSDGPESKYDWAARFAAGLAYLVTLRQDRVSLTVFNDRPRGYLPPGGTQGHLRQFLNMLEEHKPGDRTALAEALERSLPLLRRKGTVIILSDFLDEPSAIFRALSAYMHRGFKVFLYQVLTPEELTLPDQAFRRYVDVESNQNLIVHPESVREAYLEELDAHQRGLAQLSTRRGISFVPARTDQPWMEHLRRLAR; this comes from the coding sequence ATGAACGCGAAGTACCTTCGCCCTGAGGATGCGCGCCAGCTCCGCGCGATGACCTTCTCACCGCATGTCATGGTGGAAGGCACGCTCTCCGGGCAGCATCGTTCACGACTGCGCGGTGCTTCCACGGAGTTCCACGAATATCGCCCGTATTCGCCGGGCGATCCGCCGGCGCAGGTGGACTGGCGTGTCTTCGCCCGCACGGACCGCTTTTATCTGAAGACCTTCGAGCTGGAGACGCATCTGGAGTGCCACATCTTTTTGGATATCAGCTCCTCGATGGGCTTCAGCGATGGTCCCGAGTCAAAGTACGACTGGGCCGCCCGCTTTGCTGCGGGACTCGCATATCTCGTGACATTGAGACAGGACCGTGTCTCCCTCACAGTCTTCAATGATCGTCCGCGCGGCTATCTGCCACCCGGTGGCACGCAGGGACATCTGAGGCAATTCCTCAATATGCTGGAGGAGCACAAGCCCGGCGATCGCACTGCACTGGCGGAGGCGCTGGAACGTTCGCTTCCGTTGCTCCGGCGCAAGGGCACTGTGATCATCCTCAGCGACTTCCTCGATGAGCCCTCTGCCATTTTCCGTGCCTTGAGCGCCTACATGCATCGCGGGTTCAAGGTGTTTCTCTACCAGGTGCTCACCCCGGAGGAACTCACCCTGCCGGACCAGGCTTTCCGGCGTTATGTGGATGTGGAGTCAAACCAGAACCTGATCGTGCATCCTGAGTCGGTGCGCGAGGCTTACCTCGAAGAGCTGGATGCGCATCAGCGTGGTCTCGCCCAGCTCTCCACACGTCGCGGCATCAGCTTTGTGCCGGCGCGCACGGACCAGCCGTGGATGGAGCACCTCCGCCGTCTCGCCCGCTAG
- a CDS encoding DUF4159 domain-containing protein produces the protein MKPAFLISSAMAIVAALAPVPSSSAKEGIVQCGNLIYAAGKTSTCFSDEFLSTAQKETSIATDRRFKAVKLSGEELFLFPFAIMTGEGDYTLAPKERENMKKYLTSGGFLLASAGCSNKEWDRAFRREMKTIFGAEALKKLPLDHAIFRTVYKVSDLGLKKSEGNGHLEGIEHNGKLVVVYSADGLNNTANAPGCCCCGGNEITNSLQLNVNILAYALLH, from the coding sequence ATGAAACCGGCATTTCTCATCAGCAGTGCCATGGCGATCGTGGCTGCCCTGGCTCCCGTACCCAGCTCGAGTGCCAAGGAAGGCATTGTCCAGTGCGGCAATCTCATCTATGCCGCGGGAAAGACCTCGACGTGCTTCAGCGATGAATTCCTGAGCACCGCGCAGAAGGAGACCAGCATCGCCACGGATCGCAGATTCAAGGCCGTGAAACTCTCCGGGGAGGAGCTCTTTCTCTTTCCCTTCGCCATCATGACGGGGGAGGGTGACTACACGCTCGCGCCCAAGGAACGTGAGAACATGAAGAAGTATCTCACCAGCGGGGGCTTCCTGCTGGCCTCGGCCGGTTGCTCCAACAAGGAATGGGATCGCGCCTTCCGCCGCGAGATGAAGACCATCTTTGGCGCGGAGGCACTCAAGAAGCTGCCGCTGGATCACGCCATCTTCCGCACCGTGTACAAAGTGAGTGATCTGGGGCTGAAAAAGTCTGAGGGGAATGGCCACCTCGAAGGCATCGAGCACAATGGAAAGCTCGTGGTGGTGTACTCAGCCGATGGGCTCAACAACACCGCGAATGCGCCGGGCTGCTGCTGCTGCGGGGGCAATGAGATCACGAACAGCCTGCAACTCAACGTCAACATCCTCGCCTATGCGCTGCTCCACTGA
- a CDS encoding GDP-mannose 4,6-dehydratase produces MKKALISGITGQDGSYLLEHLLAEGYEVHGIVRRASSFNRSRIEHLRTNPDVYDRLLFLHYSDLTDGTSLRRIFKKVQPREFYHLAGQSHVGLSFEIPESTCEEAGMAMLTILEICRDMDNPPRIFHAASSEVFGSSSKTTEHDENSPFRPVTPYGCAKAFAANLCRVYRDSYGLFISNGIMFNHESPRRGENFVTKKIAASAGRIAAGSQEVLELGSLDTTRDWGYAPEFVRAMRTMLNQAKPDDFVLGTGTSMSVREFAIEVFSALGMKIAFEGRGLQECARDVLTGRTVITVHPRFYRSFDPSCLQAGIAKARSVLGWNPTVTGRSLAELMALAEYKADMQASYQTTTAEEDGGEHQSRRHVPSTKGSTFQKPKSSNITDGDPTPHPFLEKAGSGV; encoded by the coding sequence ATGAAAAAAGCATTGATCAGCGGTATCACCGGTCAGGATGGATCCTACCTGCTCGAGCATCTGCTTGCGGAAGGGTATGAAGTGCATGGCATCGTGCGGAGGGCGAGTTCCTTCAACCGCTCACGCATTGAGCATCTGAGGACCAACCCGGACGTCTACGATCGGCTGCTCTTCCTCCATTACTCGGACCTCACCGATGGCACCTCACTCAGACGCATCTTCAAAAAGGTCCAACCCCGCGAGTTTTATCATCTCGCGGGCCAGAGCCACGTGGGCTTGAGCTTTGAAATTCCGGAGTCCACTTGCGAGGAGGCTGGCATGGCCATGCTCACCATCCTGGAGATTTGCCGGGACATGGACAATCCCCCGCGCATCTTCCACGCCGCATCTTCAGAAGTCTTCGGCTCCTCCTCGAAGACGACCGAGCATGATGAAAACTCCCCCTTCCGTCCGGTGACTCCATATGGCTGTGCCAAGGCATTCGCGGCCAATCTCTGCCGCGTCTATCGCGACTCCTACGGATTGTTCATCTCGAATGGCATCATGTTCAATCACGAGTCTCCGCGCAGAGGCGAGAACTTCGTGACCAAAAAAATCGCCGCCAGCGCGGGTCGCATTGCGGCAGGCTCTCAGGAGGTGCTGGAGCTCGGCAGTCTCGATACCACGCGCGACTGGGGTTACGCACCGGAGTTCGTACGTGCCATGCGCACGATGTTGAATCAGGCCAAGCCAGACGACTTCGTGCTTGGCACCGGCACCTCCATGTCGGTGCGCGAGTTTGCCATCGAGGTTTTCTCTGCACTCGGCATGAAGATTGCCTTTGAAGGCAGGGGTCTGCAGGAGTGCGCTCGCGATGTGCTTACGGGACGCACGGTCATCACCGTACACCCTCGCTTCTATCGTAGCTTCGACCCGAGCTGCCTGCAGGCCGGCATTGCCAAGGCCCGCTCCGTGCTCGGTTGGAATCCCACTGTCACTGGACGCAGCCTCGCTGAACTCATGGCACTGGCGGAGTACAAGGCAGACATGCAAGCCTCCTATCAGACGACAACTGCTGAGGAGGACGGTGGTGAGCACCAGAGCCGTCGCCACGTCCCCTCCACGAAAGGCAGCACGTTCCAAAAGCCCAAGTCATCCAACATCACTGATGGTGATCCCACGCCGCATCCCTTCCTCGAGAAAGCAGGATCCGGAGTGTAA